A part of Abyssibacter profundi genomic DNA contains:
- the ligA gene encoding NAD-dependent DNA ligase LigA: protein MSNPAQRIATLRDELHAHAYRYYVLDAPSIPDADYDRLYRELEALEAAHPELITSDSPTQRVGAPPDTAFAPIQHRLPMLSLANAFNEQEVRDFDRRARERTDVASLRYVVEPKMDGLAVSLTYENGRLVQAATRGDGRTGEDVTANVRTIRRVPLRLQGEAPTLVEIRGEIYLPLEGFHAMNRRLEAEGAKTFVNPRNAAAGALRQLDPAMTAQRPLDLVCYALGAMESGELPETHAEVLEQLRSWGLPVSDLNTVVDSVDGCLARYQQLQTQRPELPYEIDGVVYKVDSLALRAELGQVARAPRWAIAHKFPAEEASTRLLDVEFQVGRTGALTPVARLEPVFVGGVTVSNATLHNMDEIERKDVRIGDRVVVRRAGDVIPEVARVLPDARDDDVRPVQAPDQCPVCGSAAVRAEGEAVVRCSGGLVCSAQREAALRHFVSRRAMDVDGLGDKLIQQLVANGRVQSPADLFTLTAEELAGLDRMGAKSAANLVAALERARETELARLIFALGIREVGEVTAAALAAAFGDLDPLMQAEEADLLAVPDVGPIVARHVRSFFDQPDNRRVIEALRERGVRWPAVEPPEDTGQAQPLAGKTFVVTGALDGLSRDEAKARIQQAGGKVTSSVSKKTDYLVAGADPGSKLEKARSLGVAIIDQAELEALLTGG from the coding sequence CCACGCTGCGCGATGAACTGCACGCGCATGCGTATCGCTACTACGTGCTCGACGCGCCTTCGATACCGGACGCTGACTACGACCGACTGTACCGAGAGCTCGAAGCGCTGGAGGCCGCTCACCCCGAACTGATCACGTCCGATTCGCCGACCCAGCGCGTCGGAGCACCGCCGGACACGGCGTTCGCACCGATTCAGCACCGGCTGCCGATGCTGTCGCTGGCCAATGCCTTCAACGAGCAAGAGGTTCGGGATTTCGATCGGCGGGCCCGTGAGCGTACCGACGTGGCATCGCTGCGCTACGTCGTCGAGCCGAAGATGGATGGCCTGGCCGTCTCGTTAACCTACGAGAACGGGCGGTTGGTCCAGGCGGCTACCCGAGGCGACGGTCGGACGGGCGAAGACGTGACGGCGAATGTGCGCACCATTCGCCGGGTGCCCCTGCGCTTACAGGGCGAGGCACCGACCTTGGTGGAGATCCGAGGCGAGATCTATCTGCCGCTGGAGGGCTTCCACGCCATGAATCGGCGCCTGGAGGCCGAGGGCGCGAAGACCTTCGTCAATCCCCGTAATGCCGCCGCCGGCGCGCTGCGTCAGCTCGATCCTGCCATGACGGCGCAGCGGCCGCTGGACCTGGTGTGTTATGCGCTTGGCGCCATGGAAAGCGGGGAACTCCCCGAGACGCATGCCGAGGTGCTCGAACAGTTGCGCAGCTGGGGATTGCCTGTCTCCGATCTCAATACCGTGGTGGATTCGGTGGACGGCTGTCTGGCGCGTTATCAGCAGCTCCAGACGCAGCGGCCCGAATTGCCCTATGAAATCGACGGCGTGGTGTACAAGGTGGACTCGCTCGCCCTGAGAGCAGAGCTAGGGCAGGTGGCACGCGCGCCGCGCTGGGCCATCGCCCACAAGTTTCCGGCAGAAGAGGCGAGTACCCGGCTGCTCGATGTGGAATTCCAGGTCGGTCGCACGGGTGCGCTGACGCCGGTCGCGCGTCTGGAGCCGGTGTTTGTGGGTGGCGTTACGGTCTCGAACGCGACGCTGCACAACATGGACGAGATCGAGCGCAAGGATGTGCGGATCGGAGACCGCGTGGTCGTGCGCCGGGCAGGCGATGTCATTCCCGAGGTGGCGCGGGTGCTGCCCGATGCGCGTGATGATGATGTCCGGCCCGTCCAAGCGCCAGACCAGTGCCCGGTCTGCGGGTCGGCAGCGGTTCGCGCCGAGGGTGAGGCGGTGGTCCGCTGCTCGGGTGGGCTGGTTTGCTCGGCGCAGCGCGAGGCGGCATTGCGACACTTTGTGTCCCGGCGCGCAATGGATGTCGATGGGCTGGGCGACAAGCTCATCCAGCAACTGGTTGCCAACGGCCGTGTGCAGTCGCCAGCGGACCTGTTCACGCTGACTGCAGAGGAACTGGCCGGACTGGATCGCATGGGTGCCAAGTCTGCTGCCAATCTGGTTGCGGCGCTGGAGCGGGCGCGGGAGACCGAGCTGGCCCGGCTTATCTTTGCGCTGGGCATTCGAGAAGTAGGCGAGGTGACCGCGGCGGCTCTGGCTGCAGCCTTCGGCGATCTGGACCCGCTGATGCAGGCCGAGGAAGCGGATCTGCTGGCCGTGCCGGATGTCGGCCCCATCGTCGCTCGGCACGTGCGCAGCTTTTTCGATCAGCCCGACAACCGTCGTGTGATCGAGGCCTTGCGCGAACGTGGGGTGCGCTGGCCGGCGGTGGAGCCACCTGAGGACACGGGCCAGGCCCAACCCCTGGCGGGCAAAACCTTCGTGGTCACAGGGGCGCTGGATGGTCTGAGCCGCGACGAGGCGAAAGCTCGAATTCAGCAGGCCGGGGGCAAGGTCACCAGCAGCGTTTCAAAAAAGACGGATTACCTGGTTGCCGGAGCCGATCCGGGCTCCAAGCTCGAGAAGGCACGGAGCCTGGGTGTTGCGATAATCGACCAAGCCGAGCTGGAGGCCTTGCTGACCGGTGGCTGA
- a CDS encoding MipA/OmpV family protein produces the protein MNRLYSAAFGLAALCYACSAVSADAPRDPLWEVGFAAAGSTFPDYRGAEQYSVFGLPAPYAVYRGERFRLSREGASASLFEELNAELSLSLATSLPGDADDNPNREDMPDIDATFEIGPSLDFVLQREPGGWTHRLRIPARAVMATDLQSVSSIGWLLHPNLEASRNWLAGSTAWGLTLSVGPLFATEKYHDYFYDVQPQFARLDRPAYDAGGGYSGARANVILTWRRGDTRIGTFMLYDNLSGATFADSPLVDTEHSLIIGVGIARRIWRSERLAPESPVREPPPPARHDRRDHSPGR, from the coding sequence ATGAATCGACTTTACTCTGCAGCCTTTGGGCTTGCTGCGCTTTGCTATGCCTGCTCGGCGGTGTCGGCGGATGCACCCAGAGACCCGCTCTGGGAGGTCGGCTTTGCCGCCGCCGGCTCCACGTTTCCCGACTATCGCGGTGCCGAGCAGTACAGTGTTTTCGGACTTCCCGCTCCCTACGCAGTCTATCGTGGCGAACGCTTTCGCTTAAGCCGCGAGGGCGCCAGCGCTTCGCTCTTCGAAGAACTCAATGCGGAGTTGTCTCTGTCGCTGGCCACCTCGCTACCTGGCGATGCCGACGACAACCCCAATCGGGAAGACATGCCCGATATCGATGCGACGTTCGAAATCGGACCATCACTGGATTTCGTCTTGCAACGTGAGCCCGGCGGCTGGACGCATCGCCTACGCATCCCGGCACGGGCGGTCATGGCCACCGATTTGCAAAGTGTGAGCAGCATCGGCTGGCTACTGCACCCCAACCTGGAAGCATCGCGCAACTGGCTGGCAGGCAGCACCGCCTGGGGATTGACGCTATCGGTCGGCCCGTTGTTCGCCACCGAGAAATACCACGATTATTTCTATGACGTGCAACCCCAGTTCGCACGTCTCGATCGGCCCGCCTACGATGCCGGCGGCGGATACTCCGGCGCGCGCGCCAATGTGATCCTGACCTGGCGCCGCGGCGACACGCGGATCGGCACCTTCATGCTGTACGACAATCTGTCGGGTGCCACGTTCGCAGATAGCCCGCTCGTCGATACCGAGCATTCGCTGATCATTGGCGTTGGCATCGCCCGACGGATCTGGCGCAGCGAGCGCCTCGCCCCGGAGTCCCCTGTGCGCGAACCCCCGCCGCCTGCCCGCCACGATCGTCGCGATCACTCGCCGGGTCGGTAG